In Desulfosporosinus sp. Sb-LF, the following are encoded in one genomic region:
- the panD gene encoding aspartate 1-decarboxylase produces MFRMMMKSKLHRATVTQANLQYVGSITIDTELMENADILPNEKVQVVNNNNGARFETYVIPGERNSGVICLNGAAARQVQVGDQVIIISYAMLTDEEAHQYNPKVVFVDDENHPTKIATEEIHGQKS; encoded by the coding sequence TTGTTTAGGATGATGATGAAATCCAAACTTCATAGGGCAACCGTGACACAAGCAAATCTCCAGTATGTGGGAAGTATCACGATTGATACCGAGCTGATGGAAAACGCAGATATTTTGCCTAATGAGAAGGTTCAGGTTGTGAACAACAACAATGGGGCAAGGTTTGAAACTTACGTTATTCCCGGAGAGCGGAACTCAGGGGTGATCTGTCTTAATGGGGCCGCTGCTCGTCAGGTGCAGGTAGGGGACCAAGTCATTATTATTTCATATGCAATGCTCACGGATGAAGAAGCACATCAGTATAATCCTAAAGTTGTTTTTGTCGATGATGAAAACCACCCAACAAAGATTGCAACGGAAGAAATTCATGGACAAAAATCTTGA
- the nadA gene encoding quinolinate synthase NadA, with protein sequence MTHKIDEEMLQTLAGEVKALKKERKAVILAHYYQRPEVQDIADFVGDSLQLSQQAAKTDAEVIVFCGVHFMAESAAILSPDKVVLLPELNAGCPMADMVDAEALRAYKKRIPGVRIVCYVNSSAEVKAESDICCTSSNAVKVIQSLQGDDILFIPDENLGRYAAKILGRSLQLWPGYCKTHDRLTKEDILKARKEHPLAKVIVHPECREDICQEADYIGSTAGLITYAQNSENKEFIVGTESGILHRLHQVCPDKEFYLASERLVCPNMKSTTLAKVRDALKTLSPRITVKEEIRVRAKEALDRMLAL encoded by the coding sequence ATGACTCATAAGATTGACGAAGAGATGTTACAGACTTTAGCAGGAGAGGTTAAAGCACTAAAAAAAGAACGTAAAGCAGTTATCTTAGCTCATTATTATCAGAGACCAGAAGTTCAGGATATTGCTGATTTTGTCGGAGATTCCTTGCAACTGAGTCAACAGGCGGCCAAAACAGACGCCGAAGTTATTGTGTTTTGCGGCGTACATTTTATGGCTGAAAGTGCTGCCATTTTATCACCAGACAAAGTGGTCCTGTTGCCTGAGCTGAACGCGGGTTGCCCTATGGCAGACATGGTTGATGCTGAAGCTCTGCGTGCTTACAAAAAGAGGATTCCAGGAGTTCGGATAGTCTGTTATGTTAATTCTTCTGCCGAGGTTAAGGCAGAGAGCGATATCTGCTGCACTTCCTCTAACGCGGTAAAGGTGATACAGTCCTTACAGGGAGATGATATTCTATTTATTCCGGATGAAAACCTTGGCCGTTATGCCGCAAAAATCCTTGGACGCTCACTTCAATTATGGCCTGGGTACTGTAAAACTCATGATCGATTGACGAAAGAAGATATTCTCAAAGCCAGAAAAGAGCATCCGTTAGCAAAGGTCATCGTACACCCGGAATGTCGCGAAGATATTTGCCAGGAAGCCGATTATATAGGGTCTACAGCAGGATTAATTACGTATGCTCAGAACTCAGAAAATAAAGAATTTATTGTAGGTACGGAGTCTGGAATTTTACATCGGCTCCATCAGGTTTGCCCAGATAAAGAATTCTATCTTGCTTCAGAACGTTTGGTCTGTCCGAATATGAAATCAACAACATTAGCTAAAGTAAGGGATGCACTTAAAACCCTCTCTCCTCGTATTACGGTGAAAGAGGAAATACGTGTTAGAGCCAAAGAGGCTCTAGACCGAATGCTTGCCTTGTAA
- the nadB gene encoding L-aspartate oxidase yields MGTLRRYLYPWAKSGVKVFDSDVLVLGSGIAGLYTAIKASEQFQVTVLTKKKIEESNTEHAQGGIAVAIDEADSPTLHFEDTLRAGAGLCDPSIVRILVEEGPTCVKELMDIGAQFDRQNGQLALTREGAHSQRRILHAQGDATGWEIERALVARVKESPNVTVREGRFVVDLLENGNGDIVGALVLNEETGELEGHLASAVVLATGGLGQVYRFTTNPSVATGDGIAAAWRAGADLMDMEFVQFHPTTLLIANAPRFLISEAVRGEGAFLINAAGKRFMENVPGKELAPRDIVARAIWKEMNDGLVYLDFRPIGKECILERFPTIYQTCLKYGINVLTTPVPVAPAAHYMMGGVATNSYGETSVRHLYAAGECACNAVHGANRLASNSLLDGLVFGSRIVERIRDKFQATRPSWEEVVGPEGGVGDTGIGIIGARKQLNDQSLRNQIQNLMWDNVGILRNEAGLKMAAELLLAWEQDNFFISGVDDLETANMLTAGVVIAKAAFKRQESRGGHFRSDYPLRLDGLWRKHSLQCMEGYYVRYVPVSGTD; encoded by the coding sequence ATGGGCACGTTGAGACGTTATTTATACCCTTGGGCCAAATCGGGAGTGAAGGTCTTTGATTCGGACGTACTTGTTTTGGGAAGCGGTATTGCCGGTTTGTATACGGCAATTAAAGCAAGTGAGCAATTTCAAGTGACCGTACTTACGAAAAAAAAGATTGAAGAAAGCAATACTGAGCATGCGCAGGGTGGGATTGCGGTAGCTATTGATGAAGCAGACTCTCCGACTTTGCATTTTGAGGACACATTACGGGCAGGCGCCGGGCTCTGTGACCCCTCAATCGTAAGGATTCTGGTTGAAGAGGGGCCTACTTGTGTTAAAGAACTCATGGACATAGGCGCTCAATTTGATCGCCAGAATGGGCAACTTGCACTCACGCGTGAAGGCGCCCATAGCCAGAGGAGAATACTGCACGCGCAGGGAGATGCCACTGGCTGGGAAATTGAACGAGCTTTGGTGGCCAGAGTGAAAGAAAGTCCTAATGTCACTGTCCGAGAAGGTCGTTTTGTGGTTGATCTGTTAGAGAATGGTAATGGAGATATCGTAGGAGCGTTGGTTCTTAACGAGGAAACAGGAGAGTTGGAAGGTCACTTAGCAAGTGCAGTGGTTCTAGCAACCGGAGGTTTAGGGCAAGTTTATCGTTTTACGACGAATCCCAGTGTTGCAACAGGGGATGGAATCGCGGCCGCTTGGCGTGCTGGAGCAGATTTAATGGATATGGAATTTGTGCAATTTCACCCCACAACGTTATTAATTGCCAATGCACCCCGTTTTCTCATATCTGAAGCGGTGCGTGGAGAAGGTGCTTTTTTAATTAATGCTGCTGGGAAACGTTTTATGGAAAATGTACCAGGGAAAGAACTTGCTCCGCGTGATATTGTCGCTCGGGCCATCTGGAAGGAAATGAACGATGGTCTAGTGTATTTGGATTTTCGTCCTATTGGGAAGGAGTGCATATTAGAACGATTTCCTACCATATATCAAACTTGTTTAAAGTACGGAATTAATGTATTGACGACCCCCGTACCAGTTGCCCCAGCTGCTCACTATATGATGGGTGGAGTTGCCACAAACTCCTATGGAGAAACAAGCGTTAGACATCTTTATGCTGCTGGGGAGTGCGCCTGTAATGCGGTACACGGTGCAAATCGCCTAGCAAGTAACTCCTTGCTGGATGGATTGGTTTTCGGGTCACGCATTGTGGAAAGAATAAGGGATAAGTTCCAAGCAACACGTCCTTCTTGGGAGGAAGTTGTCGGCCCTGAAGGAGGCGTGGGGGATACAGGAATTGGAATTATTGGAGCTAGGAAACAGTTGAATGATCAAAGTTTGCGAAACCAAATCCAAAATTTGATGTGGGACAATGTGGGTATTTTGCGGAATGAGGCGGGCCTTAAGATGGCTGCAGAGTTATTGTTAGCCTGGGAGCAAGATAATTTTTTCATCAGTGGTGTGGATGACCTTGAAACAGCTAACATGTTGACAGCGGGGGTGGTTATAGCAAAGGCCGCTTTCAAACGTCAGGAGAGCAGAGGTGGGCATTTCCGATCTGATTATCCGTTGAGGCTTGATGGACTCTGGAGAAAGCACTCTTTGCAATGTATGGAGGGATATTATGTACGCTACGTTCCAGTTTCAGGAACTGATTGA
- the nadC gene encoding carboxylating nicotinate-nucleotide diphosphorylase: protein MYATFQFQELIDQALKEDIGTGDLSTRIFPENLTGLAKLYAKQEGVVAGLVLVEGVFGRIDPRIQVNRLVKDGDTVKVGEGVLELAGPFCSILQGERTALNFLQHLSGIATATKRAVDLVEGLPVRIVDTRKTLPGWRSLQKYAVRVGGGQNHRFGLYDAVMLKDNHLAAAGGLTEAVERIRAQVGHMTKIEVECETIEQVKEAIFCGVDVIMLDNMEIEEMREAVRYIDKRTIVEASGGMGEERLRAVAETGVDLISIGALTHSVKALDFSLDLGEIKATTRKNWERGI from the coding sequence ATGTACGCTACGTTCCAGTTTCAGGAACTGATTGATCAGGCATTGAAAGAAGATATTGGGACGGGGGACCTTAGTACCAGGATTTTTCCGGAAAACTTGACTGGGTTGGCCAAACTTTATGCTAAACAAGAAGGTGTGGTTGCTGGTCTAGTGCTGGTCGAGGGGGTTTTTGGGCGTATCGATCCTCGGATTCAGGTCAATAGGTTGGTCAAAGACGGAGATACAGTGAAAGTCGGAGAAGGTGTACTAGAGCTGGCTGGTCCCTTTTGTAGTATATTGCAGGGAGAGCGGACGGCGTTGAATTTCTTGCAGCATCTCTCTGGAATCGCCACAGCAACAAAACGAGCCGTTGATCTGGTAGAAGGGCTTCCGGTTAGGATTGTGGATACGCGAAAGACTCTTCCGGGATGGCGTTCATTACAGAAATATGCGGTCAGAGTCGGTGGTGGACAGAATCATCGATTTGGGCTGTATGATGCGGTGATGTTAAAGGATAATCATCTTGCCGCAGCGGGTGGATTAACGGAGGCGGTTGAACGAATCAGAGCTCAAGTTGGGCATATGACGAAGATTGAGGTTGAGTGTGAGACGATCGAACAGGTGAAAGAAGCGATATTTTGTGGTGTCGATGTGATTATGCTCGACAACATGGAAATAGAAGAAATGCGGGAAGCAGTACGGTATATCGATAAGCGAACAATCGTTGAAGCATCGGGGGGAATGGGGGAAGAACGCCTTCGTGCCGTGGCTGAGACGGGGGTTGACCTAATTTCGATTGGTGCTTTGACCCATTCGGTTAAGGCTTTAGACTTTAGTCTTGATCTGGGTGAGATCAAAGCTACGACTAGGAAGAATTGGGAAAGAGGAATTTAA
- a CDS encoding biotin--[acetyl-CoA-carboxylase] ligase: MVRHDILNLLVAAQAEEYVSGERVSQHLNVTRAAIWKQIKVLREEGFVIEAQTKNGYRLLQTPFALNEWVLKQVLTTASLGCKINLEDELESTNDRAKELACQSGIHGQVVLAKCQNAGRGRLQRQWESPRGGLWMSVVLRPNLSLADASKITLAASVAIVDALDELFKLRVGIKWPNDLVFNGQKIAGILGEVVGEWNAVRTLVLGMGINVNFPREQLSASLNATTLQEIMGYEVDLNKVAATILKNLENELAYIEGKEFERLRLSWSEKAVGLGEEVRVLRGEHVFDGTFKGISIDGALLLETEDGEKSFSAGEVQLRSKMTEYF; the protein is encoded by the coding sequence ATGGTACGTCATGACATCCTTAATCTCCTCGTCGCAGCGCAGGCTGAAGAATACGTGTCTGGCGAAAGGGTTAGTCAACATTTAAATGTTACGCGGGCAGCCATTTGGAAACAGATTAAGGTTCTGAGAGAAGAAGGTTTTGTAATTGAGGCGCAGACGAAAAATGGTTACCGCTTATTACAGACTCCCTTCGCCTTAAATGAGTGGGTTTTAAAGCAGGTGTTGACCACAGCATCCCTAGGATGCAAGATCAACCTTGAGGACGAGTTGGAATCTACAAACGATCGAGCTAAAGAGCTCGCTTGCCAAAGCGGAATTCATGGACAAGTTGTTCTAGCAAAATGTCAGAACGCAGGGAGAGGAAGGTTACAGAGACAGTGGGAATCCCCGAGAGGTGGTCTCTGGATGTCCGTGGTACTTCGGCCCAATTTGTCATTGGCAGATGCCTCAAAAATTACCCTAGCGGCAAGTGTTGCTATTGTCGATGCGCTAGATGAGCTCTTTAAGTTGCGTGTCGGAATTAAGTGGCCTAATGACCTTGTTTTCAATGGACAAAAAATAGCCGGTATTCTTGGGGAAGTCGTGGGAGAGTGGAATGCTGTTCGAACTTTGGTTCTTGGAATGGGAATTAACGTCAATTTCCCTCGTGAACAATTGAGTGCATCCCTGAACGCAACGACTCTTCAAGAAATTATGGGGTATGAAGTTGATTTGAACAAGGTCGCCGCTACAATCCTAAAAAATTTGGAAAACGAATTAGCGTATATCGAAGGTAAAGAGTTCGAGAGGCTGAGATTGAGTTGGTCGGAAAAGGCGGTTGGTTTGGGCGAAGAAGTAAGAGTTTTACGGGGTGAGCATGTGTTCGATGGTACTTTCAAGGGAATCTCCATCGATGGAGCGTTACTTCTTGAGACGGAGGATGGAGAAAAAAGCTTTTCTGCGGGAGAAGTCCAACTTCGTTCCAAAATGACAGAGTATTTCTAG
- a CDS encoding biotin transporter BioY, translated as MKTRKMAMTSVMAALMCLAGMLIHWVSPGLVPFSVLPVLVFMSGIILGAEYAAMAMLVYLVLGLFGLPVFSSAPFGGLGYILKPTFGFLLGNVVAAYVVGRVYREGSLRSAIVGVLLGLVALYLCGLTYLYVILHWMLHRPTSIAGVLMIGFVPFILGDLMKAGVAVWIGQEVVRRRQSA; from the coding sequence TTGAAAACAAGGAAAATGGCAATGACGTCCGTAATGGCAGCACTGATGTGTTTGGCGGGGATGTTAATTCACTGGGTTTCACCTGGGTTGGTTCCCTTTAGTGTTTTACCGGTATTAGTCTTTATGTCCGGTATCATTCTTGGCGCCGAGTATGCAGCTATGGCTATGTTGGTGTATTTGGTTTTGGGGCTTTTTGGGCTGCCTGTCTTTTCGTCCGCTCCGTTTGGAGGGTTAGGTTATATTTTAAAGCCCACTTTTGGATTTCTACTGGGCAATGTAGTGGCTGCTTATGTAGTGGGGCGAGTATATCGTGAAGGAAGTCTTCGGTCGGCGATTGTCGGCGTACTGTTGGGGCTTGTGGCCTTGTATCTCTGTGGCTTAACCTATCTTTATGTAATTTTACACTGGATGTTACACCGTCCGACTAGCATTGCTGGTGTTCTGATGATCGGTTTTGTTCCCTTTATTTTGGGGGATCTTATGAAAGCCGGAGTTGCCGTCTGGATCGGTCAGGAAGTGGTTCGTCGGCGTCAAAGCGCCTAA
- a CDS encoding type III pantothenate kinase: MILLFDVGNTNIVLGVYNERALTHHWRVSTDKSRTMDEYAVVIKNLFDFNRLSLQEISAVVISSVVPPVMPTLEALTRKYFGVEPLVVGPGIKTGMPIVYDNPREVGADRIVNAVAAYTKYGGPLVIVDFGTATTFCVVSKRGEYLGGAIAPGIGISTEALFQRASKLPRIEMVKPTSVIAKNTVAGMQSGIYYGFTGQVDGIVKRMKAEMGSETKVIATGGLAEMISQESETIEMVDPFLTLEGLLLIYERNQK, encoded by the coding sequence ATGATTCTATTATTTGACGTTGGTAATACGAATATTGTATTGGGAGTTTATAATGAGCGAGCCCTTACTCATCATTGGCGGGTGTCCACGGATAAATCCCGAACTATGGATGAGTATGCAGTGGTTATCAAAAATTTATTCGATTTTAATAGGTTATCCTTACAAGAAATAAGTGCGGTCGTTATTTCTTCAGTAGTTCCTCCGGTGATGCCAACATTGGAAGCTCTTACCCGAAAGTACTTTGGCGTAGAACCTCTGGTTGTGGGACCTGGTATCAAAACTGGGATGCCCATTGTCTATGATAACCCTAGAGAAGTTGGTGCTGACCGCATTGTGAATGCCGTGGCCGCATATACTAAATACGGAGGACCACTTGTCATAGTGGATTTCGGAACAGCAACGACATTTTGTGTAGTATCGAAACGCGGAGAATATTTAGGTGGAGCAATTGCTCCCGGAATAGGGATTTCGACAGAAGCACTGTTTCAGAGGGCATCGAAGTTACCACGTATCGAAATGGTTAAGCCTACTTCAGTCATCGCTAAGAATACAGTGGCAGGAATGCAATCGGGAATTTACTATGGCTTCACCGGTCAGGTTGACGGTATTGTTAAACGTATGAAAGCGGAAATGGGATCGGAGACCAAAGTGATTGCAACCGGCGGATTAGCGGAAATGATCTCTCAAGAATCAGAAACGATCGAAATGGTCGATCCATTCTTGACACTCGAGGGACTTTTGTTAATCTATGAACGTAATCAGAAATAG
- the dusB gene encoding tRNA dihydrouridine synthase DusB, whose protein sequence is MKLGQYELEVPVFLAPLAGVTDKAFRETVCAVGGKYVWTEMISDKALTYQNSRTLKMLDLQGETEPRIVQLFGSEPETMARAALLAIECSANVIDINMGCPAPKIVKNGEGSALLRDLPRAREIASAVVRAVDVPVTVKIRLGWNDDEIVAIELAKLLESVGVQMLTVHGRTREQFYSGNADWDWIRRVKREVDIPVIGNGDVLKPEDASRLIEQTGCDGVMIGRGTLGNPWLIPRTQHFLKHGILLPEPPIEERIQVALQHFDRVLNYKGERIGLNEMRKHAVWYIKGVRKAAQLRDEIMQTKSSEEMRVIFSRILQ, encoded by the coding sequence ATGAAATTAGGGCAGTATGAATTAGAAGTTCCTGTATTTTTGGCTCCTCTAGCCGGTGTGACGGATAAAGCGTTTCGTGAAACGGTCTGCGCTGTAGGTGGAAAGTACGTATGGACAGAAATGATTAGTGATAAGGCATTAACTTATCAAAACTCAAGGACTTTAAAAATGTTGGATTTGCAAGGGGAAACTGAACCTAGAATTGTACAACTTTTTGGTTCAGAACCTGAGACAATGGCACGAGCGGCTCTCTTAGCCATAGAATGTAGTGCTAATGTCATCGATATTAATATGGGATGTCCTGCGCCGAAAATTGTAAAAAATGGCGAAGGATCTGCGCTACTCAGAGATCTACCTCGCGCGCGGGAGATTGCTTCAGCTGTCGTTAGAGCTGTTGATGTACCGGTAACGGTAAAAATCCGTCTTGGTTGGAACGATGATGAGATTGTGGCTATTGAACTGGCCAAACTCCTTGAATCCGTGGGAGTCCAAATGCTAACGGTTCACGGGCGTACTCGCGAACAATTTTACTCAGGTAATGCCGATTGGGATTGGATCCGAAGAGTGAAGAGGGAAGTAGACATACCAGTCATTGGGAACGGGGATGTTTTAAAACCTGAAGATGCCAGCAGATTGATTGAGCAAACGGGATGTGACGGGGTCATGATTGGACGTGGAACTCTTGGAAATCCATGGCTCATTCCGCGAACCCAACATTTTCTAAAACATGGCATCCTATTGCCCGAACCGCCTATCGAGGAACGCATACAGGTTGCGTTGCAGCATTTTGATCGCGTATTGAATTATAAGGGTGAGAGAATCGGACTCAACGAAATGCGAAAACATGCAGTGTGGTATATCAAAGGGGTTAGGAAGGCAGCTCAATTGCGGGATGAGATCATGCAAACAAAGT